A region of Planctomicrobium piriforme DNA encodes the following proteins:
- a CDS encoding response regulator transcription factor, translating to MSSRILIVEDEPRIADFLVRGLREEGYSVEHAADGHVASIALQHEAWDLVLLDWWLPGEDGIDVLKRFRQFNRATPVLFLTARDGLPQRVAGLDAGADDYLCKPFALEELLARVRALLRRPDQKSGLTLEYQDIRADLSSQQATRDGQPLGLTSKEFSLLCLFLKHPGTVLTRTRIFDTVWGDQFDGISNTIEVHVKELRRKLERFGSRVIQTRRGRGYILDANAGEG from the coding sequence ATGAGCAGCCGGATTCTGATTGTCGAAGACGAACCTCGCATCGCGGACTTTCTGGTCCGCGGGCTGCGGGAAGAGGGATACAGCGTCGAACATGCTGCGGACGGCCATGTCGCCTCGATCGCATTGCAGCATGAAGCCTGGGATCTGGTGCTGCTCGACTGGTGGCTGCCAGGTGAGGACGGCATCGACGTGTTGAAACGCTTCCGACAATTCAATCGTGCAACGCCGGTCCTGTTTCTTACTGCCCGCGATGGATTGCCGCAACGTGTAGCCGGTCTCGACGCCGGGGCCGACGACTATCTCTGCAAGCCGTTTGCATTGGAAGAGCTGCTGGCCCGAGTGCGAGCCCTGCTGCGGCGACCGGACCAGAAGTCAGGGCTGACCCTCGAATATCAGGACATTCGGGCCGATCTCTCCAGCCAGCAGGCAACCCGAGACGGCCAGCCGCTGGGGCTGACTTCCAAAGAGTTCTCGCTGTTGTGCCTGTTCCTGAAACACCCCGGCACGGTACTGACCAGAACGCGGATCTTCGACACCGTCTGGGGGGATCAGTTCGACGGGATCTCGAATACCATCGAGGTGCATGTGAAAGAACTGCGGCGAAAGCTCGAACGCTTTGGTTCCCGGGTGATTCAAACTCGTCGGGGCCGCGGATACATCCTCGATGCCAACGCAGGCGAGGGTTGA
- a CDS encoding ATP-binding protein, with the protein MTLVNRVSLFFQMALGLCLLGYSLATWSVVRHHLYAEFDGQLQHALNVLVAAIEVEDDEVKWQPWDHTITLGDDTAADEVRWVLVDEQRHLVDHSENMSPMVPADQELLRLAERMKKEHGEFHDVGRWRIATWHLSAPHPKPKSERSADEFAEISVLMARDSTALHRNLASLTVLVLSLLGTFWTLTGVLGRFYCRRALKPVQQMAERASTATGEGFAVRLPVSPARDELTDLATSFNGLLDRLQQSFQQQQRFTGDAAHQLRTPLTVLRGEIDLALRRPRPTEEYRQVLATLSEQTATLQEIVEVLLFLARTDGSAAPPEQTEVRLATWLPEFVQHWHTRSGGSAIRIEVQGTPVVTTSPPLLKQLLENLVSNAVKYSPPGSPVLVQAKTDGGQVAITVEDRGPGIAAEDQQAIFEPFFRSAAARRSGVVGTGLGLAIVARISSSLGGTVSVESVPGQGSRFTVMLPVST; encoded by the coding sequence ATGACGCTCGTCAATCGGGTCTCGCTCTTCTTTCAGATGGCGCTCGGGCTGTGCCTGCTGGGCTATTCGCTCGCGACATGGAGCGTGGTGCGGCATCACCTCTACGCCGAGTTCGACGGTCAGTTGCAGCATGCATTGAACGTGCTGGTGGCGGCGATTGAGGTTGAAGACGACGAAGTCAAATGGCAGCCCTGGGATCACACGATCACCCTGGGAGACGACACCGCGGCAGACGAGGTCCGCTGGGTCCTCGTCGATGAGCAGCGACATCTGGTCGATCACTCAGAGAACATGAGCCCGATGGTCCCGGCCGACCAGGAATTGCTGCGGTTGGCGGAGAGGATGAAAAAAGAGCATGGCGAGTTTCACGACGTCGGACGCTGGCGGATCGCGACGTGGCATCTATCGGCCCCGCATCCCAAACCGAAAAGCGAACGCAGTGCTGACGAATTTGCCGAGATCTCCGTGCTGATGGCGCGCGACTCGACTGCACTCCATCGCAATCTCGCCAGTCTGACGGTGCTGGTGCTGTCGCTTTTGGGAACCTTCTGGACGCTGACAGGCGTCCTGGGAAGATTTTACTGCCGTCGCGCACTCAAGCCGGTGCAGCAAATGGCAGAGCGGGCGAGTACCGCGACCGGAGAAGGGTTTGCGGTGCGGCTGCCGGTCTCGCCCGCCCGGGACGAGCTGACTGACCTGGCGACTTCATTTAACGGACTGCTCGACCGCTTGCAGCAGTCGTTTCAGCAGCAGCAGCGATTCACCGGCGACGCTGCCCATCAACTGCGAACTCCCCTCACCGTACTGCGGGGAGAGATCGACCTCGCGCTGCGCCGTCCGCGACCGACGGAAGAATACCGACAGGTGCTGGCCACGTTGAGCGAACAGACGGCAACGCTGCAGGAGATTGTCGAGGTGCTGCTGTTTTTGGCGCGGACAGACGGCAGCGCTGCCCCGCCTGAGCAAACCGAAGTTCGACTGGCAACCTGGCTCCCGGAGTTCGTGCAGCACTGGCACACGCGTTCCGGAGGTTCCGCAATTCGCATTGAAGTACAAGGGACGCCGGTTGTCACGACATCACCGCCGCTATTGAAGCAACTGCTCGAAAACCTCGTCAGCAATGCCGTGAAGTACAGCCCGCCAGGCAGCCCGGTGCTGGTACAAGCCAAAACCGACGGCGGTCAAGTTGCCATTACAGTCGAAGATCGTGGGCCCGGCATTGCTGCTGAAGATCAGCAAGCGATCTTCGAACCCTTTTTTCGTTCGGCAGCAGCGCGGCGCTCGGGCGTCGTCGGCACCGGACTCGGTCTGGCGATTGTCGCCCGAATTTCGAGTTCGCTGGGAGGGACTGTTTCCGTCGAGAGCGTGCCAGGCCAGGGGAGCCGGTTTACGGTGATGTTGCCGGTGTCAACTTGA